The genomic DNA CCGGAGTTGGCTGCATTGGTCGGGGCAAGCACGCCGGCCGCGAAAATCAGCTTGTTTTCGGCGGAAAGCGGGTGACAGTTTGCCGGGACTTCCTTGTTGACCACTCTTGAGGTCAGGGCGCGACCTCCAAGACCGGCCAGCTCGCCGAGTTCTTCAAACTTGAAGCTTTTGGTTCTGGTATTGATGCGTAGGATTTTCATGAAGACTCCTTGATCAGCAAATCGGGTAAGAAGTTTGTGAAAGGCACAGGATCATGCCTCTCAAGACATAAAGCAAAAAAAAGGGCAGGGTTGGGAGGAATGCCACCTCTCAACCCTGCCCCAGTTACTGGCATCATACAATTACGGCAGTCTCACGCTTCGGGTCCGGATCAGGGTGACCCGGCTTGCACACACTTCACGCTTCAAAGCCGCGAACCCGCGCACCACGTTTCGTCGAATCTGGCCGTTTCCAGAAAATCTTCATCGCGCACCGTGGCCCCGACCTCATCGCGCTCAAGGCCGACTTTCCAATCAACCTCTTCCAGGGAAAGCAGCGAAGCATCGTCAAACCACATGCGGACCTCCGGTTTCTGAAAAAAAAAGCGCGCCGGTTGGCCGGCGCGCAATGATTAATTACAGGGCAGCCTCGTAAATGCGGGCTACATCGGCGTCTTTCAGGCAGACGGGATTGGTGAAACCGCAAGCATCTTTCTGAGCGTTGCCGGTCATGATGGCGATGTCTTCCTTCTTGACGTCCTTGCCATAACGCTTGCCCAGCTCGATCAGGCCGGAAGGAATGCCGACGTCGGTGGACAGCTGCTTGATGGCGTCAAGAGCCTTTTCCGCACCAGCACGCAGGGACATGCCTTCAACATTCTCGCCCAGGAACTTGGCCATGTCGACAAAGCGCTCGAGCTTGGCGTTCAGGTTGGCGCGCTCAACGTGGGGCAGCAGGATGGCGTTACATTCACCATGGGGCAGATCGTAGAAGCCGCCCAACTGGTGAGCCATGGCGTGAACGTGACCAAGGCTGGCGTTGTTGAAAGCCATGCCGGCCAGATACTGTGCGAAACACATACCTTCGCGGGCTTCGATGTCCTTGCCGTTGGCAACGGCTTTGCGCAGGTACTTGGCGATCAGTTCGATGGCCTTCTGTGCGCAGGCGTCGGTCATGGGGGTAGCGATGGTGGAAACATAGGCTTCCACGGCGTGGGTCAGGGCGTCCATGCCGGTGGCTGCGGTCAGCGCCGGGGGCATGCCGACCATCAGCATCGGATCGTCGATGGCGATACCGGGGGTGACGCGCCAATCAACGATGGCCATCTTAACCTTGCGGGAAGTATCGGTGATGATACAGAAACGGGTCATTTCAGAAGCGGTGCCGGCGGTGGTGTTCACGGCCAGATATGGAGGCATGGGCTTGGTGGACTTGTCCACGCCTTCGAAGTCATGAATCTTGCCGCCGTTGGCGACAACAAGGCCGATACCCTTGCCGCAGTCATGCGAGCTGCCGCCGCCCAGGGAAATCAGGGAATCGCATTTGGTTTTCTTGTACACGTCGACACCGGCGTGAACGTTGTTGTCGGTGGGGTTCGGAATGGTTTCGTCG from Desulfomicrobium macestii includes the following:
- a CDS encoding iron-containing alcohol dehydrogenase — encoded protein: MAVQEMVYGFFIPSVTLIGIGASKQIPEKIKALGGSKPLVVTDKGITGCGLTKQITDLLDAAGMKYEVYDETIPNPTDNNVHAGVDVYKKTKCDSLISLGGGSSHDCGKGIGLVVANGGKIHDFEGVDKSTKPMPPYLAVNTTAGTASEMTRFCIITDTSRKVKMAIVDWRVTPGIAIDDPMLMVGMPPALTAATGMDALTHAVEAYVSTIATPMTDACAQKAIELIAKYLRKAVANGKDIEAREGMCFAQYLAGMAFNNASLGHVHAMAHQLGGFYDLPHGECNAILLPHVERANLNAKLERFVDMAKFLGENVEGMSLRAGAEKALDAIKQLSTDVGIPSGLIELGKRYGKDVKKEDIAIMTGNAQKDACGFTNPVCLKDADVARIYEAAL
- a CDS encoding aldehyde ferredoxin oxidoreductase N-terminal domain-containing protein, whose translation is MKILRINTRTKSFKFEELGELAGLGGRALTSRVVNKEVPANCHPLSAENKLIFAAGVLAPTNAANSG